In Gemmatimonadetes bacterium SCN 70-22, the following are encoded in one genomic region:
- a CDS encoding D-alanyl-D-alanine carboxypeptidase/D-alanyl-D-alanine-endopeptidase, translating to MPGANFRATAARPSHPTLHTRLQMQRIVPFPAAGLASALALAAALAAASPLAAQPAPHKRIQAVMNRPEFAHAHWGMEFYDIASGKVLMSHNGDRLFVPGSTTKVVTMATALQALGPDHRFRTRVYRTGPIRDGVVQGDIVLVASGDPNISGRVRDGAYAFIDQDHSYGGQPLPSDPLTTLREMAQQVAAKGIKGLTGQVIVDASLYREGARELGTRIVLSPMIVNDNVIDIVVTPGRRAGEPASVTVSPKTSLLTVQASITTADSGATAQLRTVEDSTSKDRRFLVLTGSVPVGAPSNRRWAVPQPSRFGEITFAEVLTDAGVAAIPRLASRVVDPAALAARYADSLLVAEHVSLDLTKEAVVLLKTSQNLHASNFPLLLGALKGGNGRTGFDIARDWLTQEGLDLDGAVQGDGAGGDAYFAPRFMTRLLARIWAKPWAREFKAALPTLGKDGTLAEIQVGAPAAGKVFAKTGTYGSYDPLNRRQLIHGKGLAGFFTSKSGREVAFAIYVNNVAVASGDPAQVAGQALGEVAAIAWETVK from the coding sequence GTGCCCGGGGCCAACTTCCGCGCCACTGCCGCCCGGCCATCGCATCCCACCCTTCACACGCGCCTGCAGATGCAACGAATCGTCCCCTTCCCCGCCGCTGGCCTCGCCTCGGCGCTCGCCCTCGCCGCGGCGCTCGCGGCAGCCTCGCCGCTCGCCGCCCAACCCGCACCCCACAAGCGCATCCAGGCGGTGATGAACCGTCCGGAGTTCGCGCACGCGCACTGGGGGATGGAGTTCTACGACATCGCCAGCGGCAAGGTCCTCATGTCGCACAACGGCGATCGCCTCTTCGTCCCCGGCTCCACCACCAAGGTGGTGACGATGGCGACGGCGCTGCAGGCGCTCGGCCCCGACCACCGCTTCCGCACCCGCGTCTATCGCACGGGGCCCATCCGCGATGGCGTGGTGCAGGGCGACATCGTCCTGGTGGCCAGCGGCGACCCGAACATCTCCGGGCGCGTGCGCGACGGGGCCTACGCCTTCATCGACCAGGACCACTCGTACGGCGGGCAGCCGCTGCCGAGCGACCCGCTCACGACGCTGCGCGAGATGGCGCAGCAGGTGGCGGCCAAGGGGATCAAGGGGCTCACGGGGCAGGTCATCGTCGACGCCTCGCTCTACCGCGAAGGGGCGCGCGAGCTGGGGACGCGCATCGTCCTCTCGCCGATGATCGTCAACGACAACGTCATCGACATCGTCGTCACCCCTGGGCGGCGCGCGGGCGAACCGGCGTCGGTGACGGTGTCGCCCAAGACGTCGCTCCTCACGGTGCAGGCGTCGATCACCACCGCCGACTCAGGCGCCACGGCACAGCTCCGCACGGTGGAGGACAGCACCAGCAAGGACCGCCGCTTCCTGGTGCTCACCGGGAGCGTCCCGGTGGGCGCGCCGAGCAACCGGCGGTGGGCGGTCCCGCAGCCGTCGCGTTTCGGCGAGATCACCTTTGCCGAAGTGCTGACCGATGCGGGGGTCGCGGCCATCCCCCGCCTCGCCTCGCGCGTGGTCGACCCGGCGGCGCTCGCCGCTCGTTATGCAGACTCGCTGTTGGTGGCCGAGCATGTGTCGCTCGACCTCACGAAGGAGGCGGTCGTCCTGCTCAAGACGTCGCAGAACCTGCACGCCAGCAACTTCCCGCTCCTGCTGGGGGCGTTGAAGGGGGGGAACGGACGCACCGGCTTCGACATCGCGCGCGACTGGCTCACGCAGGAAGGGCTCGACCTCGACGGCGCGGTGCAGGGAGACGGCGCCGGGGGCGACGCCTACTTCGCCCCACGCTTCATGACGCGGCTCCTGGCCAGGATCTGGGCGAAGCCGTGGGCCCGGGAGTTCAAGGCGGCGCTCCCCACCCTGGGGAAGGACGGGACGCTCGCCGAGATCCAGGTCGGCGCGCCGGCCGCCGGCAAGGTCTTCGCCAAGACGGGGACGTACGGCTCCTACGACCCGCTCAACCGCCGGCAGCTGATCCACGGCAAGGGGCTGGCCGGCTTCTTCACGTCGAAGAGCGGACGCGAGGTCGCCTTCGCCATCTACGTCAACAACGTCGCGGTCGCGTCGGGCGACCCGGCCCAGGTGGCGGGACAGGCGCTGGGCGAGGTCGCGGCGATCGCGTGGGAGACGGTGAAGTAG
- a CDS encoding 3-methyl-2-oxobutanoate hydroxymethyltransferase, whose translation MSRDAYADLTRRTGRPPIVMVTAYDYPTARAAESGGADVILVGDSAAMVVLGLAETTHYPLEAAELFTAAVARGAPTTAIVSDLTAGSYEAADADAVSAARRLVAAGADAVKLEGGGAMCDRVRAIVADGIPVVGHLGLLPQSASATGGYVARARNADEALALVADARALVQAGISLLVLEAVPSEVAAAVTARVAVPVIGIGAGAACDGQVLVWHDLLGFGDGRPARFVRRYASLLDDAAAGIARFAAEVRAGHYPAAEHTYGMPAAERAAFLDRIARER comes from the coding sequence GTGAGCCGCGACGCCTACGCCGACCTCACGAGGCGCACGGGGAGGCCGCCGATAGTGATGGTGACGGCCTACGACTATCCCACCGCGCGCGCCGCCGAAAGCGGGGGAGCGGACGTGATCCTCGTCGGCGACTCCGCGGCGATGGTCGTCCTCGGCCTGGCCGAGACGACGCACTATCCGCTCGAGGCGGCCGAGCTGTTCACCGCGGCGGTGGCGCGTGGTGCGCCGACGACCGCCATCGTGTCGGACCTCACGGCCGGGAGCTACGAGGCGGCCGACGCCGACGCCGTCTCGGCCGCCCGGCGCCTCGTTGCAGCTGGGGCGGACGCGGTGAAGCTGGAAGGGGGAGGGGCGATGTGCGACCGCGTGCGGGCGATCGTCGCCGATGGCATCCCGGTCGTCGGCCACCTGGGGCTCCTCCCGCAGTCGGCGTCGGCGACCGGCGGATACGTGGCGCGGGCGCGGAACGCCGACGAGGCGCTGGCGCTGGTGGCCGATGCGCGCGCGCTGGTACAGGCGGGGATCTCCCTGCTCGTCCTCGAGGCGGTGCCGAGCGAGGTGGCGGCCGCGGTCACGGCGCGGGTGGCGGTCCCCGTCATCGGCATCGGCGCCGGCGCCGCGTGCGACGGGCAGGTGCTCGTCTGGCACGACCTGCTGGGCTTCGGCGATGGCCGGCCGGCGCGCTTCGTTAGGCGCTATGCATCGCTCCTCGACGACGCGGCCGCCGGCATCGCCCGCTTCGCCGCCGAGGTCCGCGCCGGCCACTATCCCGCGGCCGAGCACACCTACGGCATGCCGGCCGCCGAGCGGGCGGCGTTCCTGGATCGCATCGCGCGCGAACGGTAG
- a CDS encoding pantoate--beta-alanine ligase encodes MKRIESLADLRAALAAARAGGAPVRFVPTMGALHDGHATLVRRARADGGVVVVSVYVNPTQFGPNEDFARYPRTPEGDLAVAEAAGADLAWFARDDELYPAGESTRVRTGAIGGVLCGVYRPGHFDGVATVVAKLLVATGADTLYLGEKDFQQTVVVGRMIADFLLATRLVVVPTVRDPDGLALSSRNRYLSPAEREVALAIPRALERAAALARAGGTVEAVHETLHAALGAEPGLRVQYGELRDSATLEAAQRMEQGTRAFVAAYVGSTRLIDNRLLVP; translated from the coding sequence ATGAAGCGCATCGAGTCCCTTGCCGACCTGCGCGCGGCGCTGGCGGCGGCGCGCGCCGGCGGGGCGCCGGTGCGCTTCGTCCCCACGATGGGGGCGCTCCACGATGGGCATGCCACGCTGGTCCGCCGGGCACGCGCGGACGGCGGGGTGGTGGTCGTGAGCGTCTACGTGAACCCCACGCAGTTCGGGCCTAACGAGGACTTTGCCCGCTACCCGCGCACTCCCGAGGGCGACCTCGCCGTCGCCGAGGCGGCCGGCGCCGACCTGGCCTGGTTCGCGCGCGACGACGAGCTGTACCCCGCCGGCGAATCCACGCGGGTGCGCACCGGCGCCATCGGCGGGGTGCTGTGCGGCGTGTATCGCCCGGGGCACTTCGACGGCGTGGCGACCGTGGTGGCCAAGCTCCTGGTCGCCACCGGGGCGGACACGCTGTACCTGGGCGAGAAGGACTTCCAGCAGACGGTGGTGGTCGGCCGGATGATCGCCGACTTCCTCCTGGCCACGCGGCTGGTGGTCGTCCCCACGGTGCGCGACCCCGACGGGCTGGCGCTGTCGAGCCGCAACCGCTACCTGTCGCCCGCCGAGCGCGAGGTGGCGCTGGCGATCCCGCGCGCCCTGGAACGTGCCGCCGCCCTGGCGCGTGCCGGGGGCACGGTGGAGGCGGTGCACGAAACGCTGCACGCCGCCCTCGGCGCGGAGCCGGGGCTGCGGGTGCAATACGGCGAGCTCCGCGACTCGGCCACGCTGGAGGCGGCACAGCGAATGGAGCAGGGGACGCGCGCCTTCGTGGCGGCGTACGTGGGGAGCACGCGGCTCATCGACAACCGGCTCCTCGTCCCGTGA